One Podospora pseudopauciseta strain CBS 411.78 chromosome 4, whole genome shotgun sequence genomic window, CGCCTCGGCCGGTGGGACAGCCCCAAGATCCAAGAGAGAAAATAAGGTCCAAACAGCATTGGATATGTTCAGTCAGTTGGCTTAAACATCACTCAAACAATCAGAAGATCTACCAGACGAAGGCGAAGACGTTTATTCTCCGCCGTTCACAGATACCAAGCTCTCCAAGTGAATCAAGTGACAAGAATGACCCGCTTTTCTCCATCCCCAACTTTGACGTTCTTGGCATCTGGCAGCCACAAGGCAAAACCTCACACACATTGAACCTACATACCCAATCGACCGTTGTGCGAGAACGCCGCAAACGATCAGTGGCTTTTCGTTATGCGGCCGGTGATGAGTTCAAAAGCGGTgtagtttttttttggtgaaCAATATTACCGGCACAGACGATTGTTCATCACCTCGCTCACCCCGCTATTCGACTTGAGCACACCCCTGAAAACCACGCTTTCAACAACAAAGACTCTTCTCACTCACAACACCCGGGCTCTCACTCACAAATGAGCCCCCCATCGCAACAAAAAAGAGTATTATTCAGCTGGAAgaacaaggaaaagaagactACCTCGACCACAATGCCAACCtcacaatcaccaccaccgggcccttcccaacaaccaccaccccaagctACCACCTCATCACAACCTGACGACCTCGAAGTCGTAaccgacgacaacgacagcGACTACTCCTCCATCGACTCTGAAATCCCCTTTTCAACCCCcaatctccccccttccatgACTACAATGATGATAGACAGCCTCTtcacaaccccaccccccctccacgaccccctcatcaccccaacctccaccctccaaGACGAGACCCTATCcgacatcctccccttcctctcctcctcccccctcccccccgatCTCTTCACCTACAACGCCTACAacgtcccctccctccgccgGGAGGCTCACATTGCCTTTCTTCATGCCTCGCTTGGTAGGTTGCCAGGGAAGTTTGTCGCCGCGGACGCGAGCAGGCCCTGGTTTTTGTACTGGTGTCTTAGTGGGTTGGCCATGTTGGGGGAGGACGTGAGCCGGTATAGGGATAGTGTAAAAGAGACGGCGAGGTCGATGCAGAATGGGagtggggggtttggtggtgggggtgggcagCTGAGTCATCTTGCTACGTCGTAtgcggtggtgctggcgtTGGCGATTGTTGGGGTGAGTTTTACTGGATAGAAAATCAAAGAGGGTTTTgtttgctgatgatgaaaaaacttttttttttaaaaaaaaaataggcAGAGGAAGGCTTTGAGGTTATTGATAGGAGGCAGATGTGGAGGtggctgggggggttgaagcaGAGGGATGGTGGGTTTGAGGTCTgtagggggggggaggaggacattAGGTACGTTGTTGCTATGCTGGGAATGGATTAGGGGTAAAGGGCTGATGATGGATACAGAGGGGCGTACTGTGCAGCTGTTATCATCACGCTGCTCGATCTGCCGCTCGATCTAACTCCCGAATCGCCCGCATATAAACCCGACGACCCGAGTTTTAACCTCCTGTCTGGAGTAGCTGACTACGTTCGACGATGTGAGTGTTCTTTTCTTCTAGCCTCCCCCACTCTCCCACATGAATTTTACCAACATCATTATGCTAGGCCAAACCTACGAAGGCgggatatcctcctccccctccgccgaAGCCCACGGCGCCTACGCCTTTTGCGCATTGGGgtgcctctccctcctcggcccccCGAGTATCACCATCCCCGaaaccctcaacctcccctccctgcTGTCATGGCTCTCTAGCCGGCAGTACGCCCCCGAAGGAGGCTTCTCGGGGCGGACCAACAAGCTCGTTGACGGGTGTTATTCCCACTGGGTCGGGGCGTGCTTCCCCTTGATTGAGGCCGCTCTGGCCAATTCCCCAACTCCGGTGAATGACAGTTTGTTCAGTCGGGAGGGGTTGATACGTTATATTCTGAACTGCTGTCAGGATGAGACTAAAAGGGGGGGGCTGAGGGATAAGCCGGGCAAGATGAGTGACGCGTATCATAGCTGTTATGTGCTGAGTGGTTTGAGCGCGGGGATGCATCAGTGGGTGTTGGAAGACGAGGAGTGGATGGTGCTGCCTTATTTGGAAGGGGAACAGGTTTTTGAGAATGCGGATCGGGTGAGGCCGGT contains:
- the RAM1 gene encoding CAAX farnesyltransferase (FTase) subunit beta (COG:O; EggNog:ENOG503NU8I), with product MSPPSQQKRVLFSWKNKEKKTTSTTMPTSQSPPPGPSQQPPPQATTSSQPDDLEVVTDDNDSDYSSIDSEIPFSTPNLPPSMTTMMIDSLFTTPPPLHDPLITPTSTLQDETLSDILPFLSSSPLPPDLFTYNAYNVPSLRREAHIAFLHASLGRLPGKFVAADASRPWFLYWCLSGLAMLGEDVSRYRDSVKETARSMQNGSGGFGGGGGQLSHLATSYAVVLALAIVGAEEGFEVIDRRQMWRWLGGLKQRDGGFEVSVIITLLDLPLDLTPESPAYKPDDPSFNLLSGVADYVRRCQTYEGGISSSPSAEAHGAYAFCALGCLSLLGPPSITIPETLNLPSLLSWLSSRQYAPEGGFSGRTNKLVDGCYSHWVGACFPLIEAALANSPTPVNDSLFSREGLIRYILNCCQDETKRGGLRDKPGKMSDAYHSCYVLSGLSAGMHQWVLEDEEWMVLPYLEGEQVFENADRVRPVHPVYVIPQGAVRAMRGYFRGKGGFN